A window of the Falco rusticolus isolate bFalRus1 chromosome 1, bFalRus1.pri, whole genome shotgun sequence genome harbors these coding sequences:
- the LOC119142324 gene encoding uncharacterized protein LOC119142324, producing MLQISCLPTVCVFLLLLLCFPGQNGEENEQSADVISVWEGDSISITCSMKVSENEVGTYLRTSIQPINVIYVSKLNTSYIFPALANRTKYSMEGGNLRITLHNVQESDSNIYLCIKFVKSKDHHKTLSGKTTIVLVKARTSGVIEQSPLYVNPQQGQSINITCALKSSQEDEEIYLLKTRVQPERVLYISNQTTSISPGFANRLEYSKEEHKIVITLHNLRKNDSDIYVCAVVMENFSSISADGSGTMLLIKEAEQTDCSSSSWGIYTLSILVALLFSALICCSLYHVDMKKYFQKRKPNVVYEDMSYRSRCNTLVKTNAYIIND from the exons atgctgcagaTATCGTGTCTCCCAACTGTGTGtgtctttcttctgcttctcctgtgcTTCCCTGGCCAAAATG gtgaagaaaatgaacagtcAGCAGACGTTATCAGTGTTTGGGAAGGAGACTCCATTAGCATAACTTGCTCAAtgaaagtttcagaaaatgaagtggGAACATACTTGAGAACTAGCATACAGCCAATCAATGTGATATATGTTTCCAAGCTGAATACTTCATATATCTTTCCTGCTTTGGCTAATCGCACCAAGTATTCAATGGAAGGAGGGAATCTCAGGATAACTCTGCACAATGTACAGGAATCTGATTCCAATATCTACTTATGCATTAAGTTTGTTAAAAGCAAAGACCACCACAAAACGCTGAGTGGGAAGACAACCATAGTACTGGTAAAAG CTAGAACCAGTGGAGTTATTGAACAGTCACCGCTCTACGTCAATCCTCAGCAAGGCCAGTCGATCAACATCACCTGTGCGTTGAAAAGCTCGCAGGAAGATGAAGAGATCTACTTGCTCAAGACTCGCGTGCAGCCTGAAAGAGTGCTATATATTTCAAATCAGACCACAAGTatttctcctggttttgctAATCGCTTGGAGTATTCAAAGGAAGAACATAAAATAGTGATAACTCTACACAACCTAAGGAAAAATGACAGtgatatatatgtatgtgctGTGGTGATGGAAAATTTCTCTTCCATCTCAGCAGACGGCAGTGGCACTATGCTGTTGATTAAAG AAGCGGAGCAGACAGACTGCAGTAGTAGTTCCTGGGGCATCTATACTCTTAGCATCCTGGTAGCGCTACTGTTTTCTGCACTGATATGCTGCAGCTTGTATCATGTCGAT atgaagaaatatttccagaaaagaaaaccaaatgtaGTATATGAAGATATGTCTTACCGTTCTAGATGTAACACCTTGGTGAAAACCAATGCTTACATCATTAACGATTAA
- the LOC119158385 gene encoding uncharacterized protein LOC119158385 isoform X2 yields the protein MESPYFTWFCFLLLAIAAAHPNIAMPCGGDPAEGSQRSSSGKTNVTVYHCKNCEEHICKSSNYEGFVKIGETQSETFSNEVIQLVTSETHIMMCLQQEENACLKGIYAIVWEKAMGVGDSCGTLDFKENGEDNIVREEMKICCKVDTNLSVPSRVLKCGLHNVMSGGENRKSAADITAEGNQGERQFSVSQGNITLTTTLLIAGVCAAALLTYHICRKQNHQGSVPVIKPAFCCC from the exons ATGGAGTCCCCCTACTTCacatggttttgtttcctgctcCTGGCCATTGCAGCTGCCCATCCAA aTATTGCCATGCCCTGTGGTGGTGACCCTGCTGAGGGATCACAACGGTCTTCATCTGGCAAAACAAATGTGACAGTCTACCACTGCAAAAACTGTGAGGAACACATATGCAAATCATCCAATTATGAAGGCTTTGTAAAAATTGGTGAAACACAAAGTgagacattttcaaatgaagtaaTTCAGTTGGTGACCAGTGAAACACACATCATGATGTGCcttcagcaagaagaaaatgcttgtCTTAAAGGAATTTATGCCATAGTCTGGGAGAAAGCCATGGGAGTAGGAGACTCATGTGGCACACTGGATTTTAAAG AAAACGGGGAGGATAACATCGTTAGAGAGGAGATGAAAATTTGCTGTAAAGTGGACACAAACCTCTCAGTACCCAGCCGTGTGCTGAAGTGTGGCCTACACAATGTAATGtcaggaggagaaaacagaaaatcagcagCCGACATCACTGCTGAAGGAAATCAAG GTGAGCGTCAATTTTCAGTCAGCCAAGGGAACATTACCCTCACCACCACTTTACTGATTGCTGGGGTTTGTGCAGCAGCATTGCTAACGTATCACATTTGTCGGAAGCAAAATCATCAAG GTTCTGTCCCAGTGATCAAGCCTGCTTTTTGTTG CTGTTAG
- the LOC119158385 gene encoding uncharacterized protein LOC119158385 isoform X1: MESPYFTWFCFLLLAIAAAHPNIAMPCGGDPAEGSQRSSSGKTNVTVYHCKNCEEHICKSSNYEGFVKIGETQSETFSNEVIQLVTSETHIMMCLQQEENACLKGIYAIVWEKAMGVGDSCGTLDFKVSSENGEDNIVREEMKICCKVDTNLSVPSRVLKCGLHNVMSGGENRKSAADITAEGNQGERQFSVSQGNITLTTTLLIAGVCAAALLTYHICRKQNHQGSVPVIKPAFCCC; the protein is encoded by the exons ATGGAGTCCCCCTACTTCacatggttttgtttcctgctcCTGGCCATTGCAGCTGCCCATCCAA aTATTGCCATGCCCTGTGGTGGTGACCCTGCTGAGGGATCACAACGGTCTTCATCTGGCAAAACAAATGTGACAGTCTACCACTGCAAAAACTGTGAGGAACACATATGCAAATCATCCAATTATGAAGGCTTTGTAAAAATTGGTGAAACACAAAGTgagacattttcaaatgaagtaaTTCAGTTGGTGACCAGTGAAACACACATCATGATGTGCcttcagcaagaagaaaatgcttgtCTTAAAGGAATTTATGCCATAGTCTGGGAGAAAGCCATGGGAGTAGGAGACTCATGTGGCACACTGGATTTTAAAG TTTCCTCAGAAAACGGGGAGGATAACATCGTTAGAGAGGAGATGAAAATTTGCTGTAAAGTGGACACAAACCTCTCAGTACCCAGCCGTGTGCTGAAGTGTGGCCTACACAATGTAATGtcaggaggagaaaacagaaaatcagcagCCGACATCACTGCTGAAGGAAATCAAG GTGAGCGTCAATTTTCAGTCAGCCAAGGGAACATTACCCTCACCACCACTTTACTGATTGCTGGGGTTTGTGCAGCAGCATTGCTAACGTATCACATTTGTCGGAAGCAAAATCATCAAG GTTCTGTCCCAGTGATCAAGCCTGCTTTTTGTTG CTGTTAG